The genomic segment CCTGCGTCGCCGACGCCGCCGGCAAGCCGGTCCCACTGGCGTCCTCGTGGCCGGACCGGATCGCGTTGGTCATCGGCAGCGAAAGGAGCGGCGTTCGGGCCGAGGCTCGCTCGCTCGCCGGTCTCACCGTGGCCGTGCCCATGCGCACGGGAACCGAGTCCATGAACGCGGCCGCCGCAGGCGCCGTCCTCATGTGGGAGATCCTGCGTTCCGGAAGGCACGTGACAGCGGTTCCCAAATGACGGCCATGCTCCTGGCCGCGCTCCTGGGCGCCTGCGTCGGTTCCTTCGCCAATCTGTGCGCGTTGCGCTGGCCTCGGGACGAATCGGTCCTGTGGCCGAGATCGAATTGCCCAGGCTGCGGAAAACCGCTGAGCTGGCTCGAACTCACGCCGGTTCTGGGCTGGTCGTTTCTGCGAGGGCGGTGCCGTCGCTGCTCCATCCCCATCCCGGTTCAATACCCGCTTATGGAGGTCTCGGGGGCGCTGATCTGGGTGGGCATGGCGGCGTCCCAGGGAGTCGGCCTCGAGGCCTTGCGAGGTGCGCTCTTCCTCACCATTCTCCTCGCGATCGCCGCTTCGGACGCGCGCTTCTACATCATTCCCGATCAGCTCTCGGTCGGTGGAGCCGTCCTCGGCCTCGTGCTCTCGCTGGCTCCGGGCGGAATCGATGGACATGAGTCGGCCATCGGCGCCGCAGTGGGATTCGCTTCACTCTGGACCGTGGGCTGGTGTTCCACGCTTCTGCTCCGACGCCTGGCGCCCGAGCGGCTCGGCGCTTTCGGTGCCGAAAGGGCCTTGGGCGGCGGCGACATCAAGATGATGCTGATGACGGGAGCGTTCGTGGGACCCGGCGGAGTCGCGATCTCCATCCTGGTCGGTTCCGTGGCGGCGCTCGCGGTCTTCGGCCCGCTCAGCCTGCGAGGGCAGCGGCTGATCCCGTTCGGGGTTTTCCTCGGGGTCGGAGGAGCCGTGGCCTACACCTGGGGAGAGAGGCTCACCGACTGGTACCTGGGCATGTTCGGATAGGGAAGATCCGTCACCGCGTGTCGTGCACGGGCACCGCCCTCGCAATCTCGCGCTCCACATCTTCCGCCGTGCGCATCTTCGAAAGATCGAGCTCGAAATCGGGTACCTCGGTAGGCCCTGCGAGCTTTGCGGCGAGCTCCCGTATCTCCCGTGGAGCCAGCTCGAGTTCGGCCAGCTCGCCGACGCTCAGCGTCGCCCCCTCCTTGGCCCGGAGCCCTCCGTCCCCACTTACCTCAACCAGCTGGCGGATCGCCTCGAGCTCCCCTCGACTCAGGGCGCTTCCCAGCAACTGGTAGTCCATCCAGGCTTCGAACGTCAGCGGGGCCACGCGCCTTACAGCTCCCGCCATCACCTTGGCGTACTCGCGTATCTCCCACTGGGCGTGAGGGTCGGCGCGCAGCAAGAGGAAATGGAGGAGATTGTGGAGGTCGATCTTCCAATACCACTGCGTGTAGGTCGATAGAGGAAGGTCGATGCGGGCGATCTCGCGGGCAATGTCCTCGGCTATCAGCCACGAGTATCCGTCGCCGGCTTCCGCCCGAATCCTCTCCCAACGGCCGACCGCCTCCCGGTAGACGACATCTTCGACGCCTCCGTCCCGCCCCTGCTTGTTGGTGGCGCTCTGAGTCTCGACCTGCCCGCGCTCGGGGCGGTAGAAGAGGAGAGGCAGGAGGGAATACCGTGCCGAGTACTCGTTGACCGAGGCTGTCCGATGGCGGATCCACTGTCGCGCGACGAACATCGGCATGGCGCAGTGAAATTTGAACTCGACCATCTCGGAAGGAGTCGTGTGCCGGTGGCGACGGAGGTAGCGGATCAAACCTCTGGTGGCGGATTTGCGGCGGGTGCCGGCTCCGTAGCTGACCCGGGCCGCTCGCTCCACGTCCGAGTCGCCGCCCATGTAGTCGACGAGCGCGACGAAGCCGTGGTCGAGGACCGGAAAGTACCCGCCGAGTATCTCTTCGGCGGCGGGAATCGTGGGGCGGCGGGTCTCGGGCATGGAGGTAATCTATCCTGATTTGCGAGGTCTGCCGTGGCCCGTCGGGGGTAGGGTGGCGATATATTGCTACGGATTTTTCCGCTCCCGACCACCCTCGGAGACCATATGCATCCCGACGACCTCGCTCAGTGACATTCTGGCTCGCCGAACGTGCGAAGGCATTCGAAACGAGACACGCGATTCTGGCGGCCGAGGGCATCTTCACCTACGGCCATCTGCTCGGCGCCTCGGAACGGACGGCAAGACGGCTGCTCGCCCGAAGGGACGCGACGGGGCCTTCCCTCCGAGGACTCGACGGCGCCCGCATCTGCTTCCTGGTCTCTCCCGGATGGGGATACGTCGTGACCCAATGGGGGATCTGGAGAGCGGGAGGGGTAGCGGTTCCGCTCGCCATCTCGCATCCGTCGCCCGAGCTTGCCCATGTGCTCCACGACCTCGATCCGGAGCTGGTCATGGTCGAGGCCGGGCTTCGCTCTCGCCTGGAGAGCGTCGCACGCGAGCTGCGGATCCCCCTGTTCGACCTGGATGACATGTCGGGTTCCCGGTGCGCTTCCAGATCGCGCTCGGACAGGTTGCGCCGGAGACTCGCGGCAGGAGTGTCCCGACGACGGCAGGCCGGATCCACGTCGGCGAGTCCGGACGGGGAGGGTCGTGCGGCGGTGGATCTCCCTGTGGTGACGGCCGGCGATCCGGCGATGATCCTCTACACCTCCGGCACCGCAGGATCGCCCAAGGGCGTCGTGATCGACCACGGTCATCTGCAAAACCAGGTAGAATCGCTCAGCGAGGCCTGGAGCTGGACAGCCGAGGACCGCATCCTGCTTCATCTTCCCCTTCACCACGTCCACGGGATCGTCAACGTCCTCCTGTGCTCGCTCCGGAACGGAGCCCTCTGCGAGATCCTGCCACGCTTCAACGCCATCGACGTCTGGGAGAGACTGGCCCGGACCGAGATCACGCTCTACATGGGCGTGCCCACAACCTACCGGAGGCTCGCCGACACCTGGAAGCTGGCCGACTCCCAGACCCGGGGCGCCTGGAGCGCAGGAGCGCGCGGGTGCAGGCTCATGGTCTCGGGCTCCGCGGCGTTGCCGGTCCCGCTGCTGGAGAGTTGGGAGGAGATCACGGGTCAGAGGCTTCTCGAGCGCTACGGCATGACCGAGATCGGCATGGCGCTTTCCAATCCGCTGGAGGGTGAGCGACGGGCCGGTACGGTCGGACACCCGCTTCCCGGCGTCGAGCTCCGCCTGGTGAACGAGGAGGGTGAGGAACCGAAGCCGGGCTTCCTTGGCGAAATACATGTGCGCGGCCCGACGGTCTTCGGCCGTTACTGGGACCGGACCGACGAAACCGCGGAGGCATTCACCGAGGACGGGTGGTTCAGGACCGGTGACCTGGCATCGGTGGACGAGGACGGCTACTACCGGATCCTAGGGCGCTCGAGTCAGGACATACTCAAGACTGGCGGCGAGAAGATCTCGGCCCTGGAGATCGAAGGGGTCATCCGTTCGCATCCCGGCGTGCTCGACTGCGCCGTGGTGGGCGTCGGCGACGATGACTGGGGCGACCGGGTCTGCGCTGCGGTCGTGGGGAAGGCGTCGAGCCGGCTCGCCGAAGAGGAGCTCGCCGCCTGGGCCCGAGGGCAGCTGGCTCCCTACAAGGTTCCGAAGGAGATACGCGTGGTCTCAAGCTTGCCGCGCAACGCCCTCGGCAAGGTGATCAAGCCTGCAGTGAAGGAGCTCTTCGGAGAGAGCCGGTAGGCGACGGCATCTTTCCCACAATAAGGAAAATGTCCGCAGACCCCGGGGGGAGCCTGCGGACACCAGGTTGTCGTCGGTCGTCTTCCCTGACCGGCGTCAGCCTCCTACCAGTGGTAACCCACCCGGGCGTAGTAGAAGCCCCCGTTGAAGCCGAAGGGAGTGAACTGGCCGTATCGGTTGCCCACTCCGTCGGCCGCTCCCGGGTACTCCTGCGGGAAGGTGTTCAGGACGTTCTGGCCGCCCAGAGTCAGCCTGAAGCTTTCCGTGAGTGGATAGGACGCTTCCACATCGAGGAGCGTGCGCGCCGGATAGTCGATGGTGTTGCTGGAACCCGACTCGTAGTACGGGGTCTCGCCATCGAAGTAACCGCCCCAGTAACTGCTTCTCACCAGGACGGCAGCGCCACCGGCAAAGTCGTGCTGCACCGTCACGTTGCCGCGGACGTTCGGAAGACCCTCCTCCAGCCGGCGGATGCGCAACGCGTTCAGTGTATTGGCGTTCCATTTCGTGACTTCGGTGCGGTTGAAGTTCCACGCGCTGCTGATCGTCGTTCCCGAGAGGTCGTTGCCCACCATCCGGTAGGCCGCCACGAGATCGATACCCTGGCTGCGGGTATCGAAGTCGTTGATGAAAAAGCGGAACCTGGCCAGCACGCCACCCGGGCGGATGATCCCTTCGGCCAGAAGAGTCTCGATCTCGTCGGGGCTGAGCAAGAAGTCCTGGCTGAAAGTAAGCCGGTTCGACATGTCGATCTGGTACGCGTCGACCGACAAGTTGAAGTTGCCGCTCTCGGCGACACCGCCGATCGCGACGCTCACGGAGGTTTCGGGGTCCAGTGCCTCACCGCCGTACCTGGCCGCCAACAAGGAAGTCGACGGGATGGTGCCGTTGTTGGTCAGGTCGCCGAGGTCGAAGTCGTAGATGGTCGAGATGTTGAAGGCGTTCGACTGACCCGGAGTGGGCGCCCGGAATCCGGTGCTGGCGCTTCCTCGCAGCGCGAAGCCCTCGGTAAGCCTGACCCGACTCGAGAGCTTGCCGTTGACCGTCGTGCCGAAGTCTGAGAAATTCTCGGCGCGACCCGCCAAGCCAACGGTCCAACCGCCATCGGGGTCCCGAACCTCGAGATCGGTATAGCCGGCGTAGTTGGTGCGCGACCAGTTGCCTACAGTGAGCGGTCCGAAGCCGGTGAAACCGTTCGAACCGGGCGTGAAGCCCTGGCTGGCCAGAGGGCCCTCGGTCCAGGAGGCCTCGTCGCCCTGGATGATCTCGAAGCTTTCCGTCCTGCGCTCGAGTCCGCCCGCGACGTTGACCCTGTCGTTGAGGGCGTACGAAAGGTCGAGGTTGAGGTTCAGCTCCTGCTGATCGTAGATGCCCGGGCGGAAGAACGGGGTGCAGGGCTGCTCGGGAACGTGAGGCGAGGTGCCTTCGTCGCTGCACGGTTGATTCGGTCCCAGAGACGCGTTAACCGTGTTGTACATGAAGAAGTCCATGTTCGACCGGCCCCAACCGACGCTCAGGTCCCAGTTCAGGCCGTTCTCCAGAATACCCTTGAGTCCGGCCACGCCCGAGGCGTCGAGAATCTCGGAGCCGAACTGCGGGGTGAAGCCGCCCGGAAACAGCTTTTGGAAGGTGAAGCAGTTGGGGTTGGCGAGGACCTCCTGCCAAGCCGGCAGATCGGTGACCACGCCACCGGATACCGCCACCCGGGGGCACCCGGCGGAGCCGTCCAGGACACCGTCCTGGGCGTCGAGCAGATCGCCGACGAGAAGCTTGGAGCCCATCTCGTCGCCGGTTCCGAAGACGCCGCTGCGGGTATTCGGGTTTCTGAAGTAGAACCCGCCCTCCACCGTCTTGGAAACGTAGCTGCCGTTGCCGTAGAAACTGGTTCCGTTCTGGAATACGTAGCCCGTGTTGGCCCACAGCTTGATCTCGTCCTTGATGTCGGGCGAACCCCAGATCTGAGCCGGTTCGCGCACGCTGGTGTTGCCTGCGGCGATCAAGGCGAGAGCGTCGTTTCGCTGTACGGCACGATTCGTAGTTCCGGAGTTGCCGTACTCGCCGGTGAGGTTGAGAAAGCCATTGTCGCCGAGAGGAAGCCCGACGTTGCCGGTGATGGAGTACATCTCACCGTCGCCCTCGGTCAGGTAGCCGCCACTCTTGACCTCGAGGGAGCCGCCGGAGCGATCGTTCTTGAGAATGAAGTTCATCACGCCGGCGATGGCGTCCGAGCCGTACTGAGCCGCAGCGCCGTCTCGAAGAATCTCGGCCTGCTCCACCGCCGTTCCGGGGATGACCGAGAGATCCGGCCCCTGCGAACCGTCGGCTAGACCGTTTCCGTACCAGGTGATGACCGCTGTGCGGTGGCGGCGCTTGCCGTTCACCAGAACGAGCGTGTGATCGGGAGCGAGGCCGCGGAGATTCGCCGGTCGGGCGAAGGTCGCCGCGTCGGAGATCGGCTGGATGTTCACGTTGAACGACGGAGCGACGTTACGGAGCAGGTTGGCCATGTCTGTGTCGCCCTGCTTGACGATTTCGGCGCTCGGAAGAACGTCGATCGGCACGGCCGATTCGGTTACCGTGCGGGGTCGGGCGCGGGTGCCGATGGCGCTTATCCCGCCCAAGACGATCACCTCCTCGGAGAGGGCCGCGTCGGCGGAAGTGACCTGACCGGCGCTGACGGTGATGTTGACCGACTCGGTCGCGTAGCCGATCAGGCGGAACTCGACGGTCTGCGCGCCCGCCGGGACGCCCTGCACCGCGTAGACCCCGTTGCCGCGCGAGAGGGAGCCGAAACCCGTGCCGGCGATGGACACCTGGACTCCGGAGAGAGGCTGACCCGTCATGGCGTCGGTGACGGTTCCGCTGACGCCGCCGGTATCCTGAGCCGACAAGCCTGTCGAGCCCAGTGCCGCCAGTATCGCGAGTGCCGCACCCGCGGGACCGATGGTACTTCTTCTCATGTTGGTTCTCCTGAGTGAGCTGCGGATGTAACCATCCGCTTCCTGCGTGAACGGACGTTAGGCTAACGTCCGGAGAATGCAACCACGAACAAAACCATGGCGCTCCGACATCGGGAGAGCCATCGCGACCGCCGCATCGGAACGGCCTTGGTCAGTGTGCGTAGAAGGTGAGCCAATCTAACCGAAACCTCTGAAACCTGCCAGTCATGCCGATCGCCGCAGCGGAACACCAAGCCGACATCCTGGCCTCCCTTCGCAAGCTGAAGGGACGCGCCACCGTTGGAGACGTCACCTCCGACCTGGGGCTGGCCGCTGCGGAGGTCCGGGCCGGGCTCAAGGCTCTTCTAGGGACCCACCACGGACATCTCGCGGTCACCGACTCCGGCGAGCTCATCTACACCTTCGACCGGGGCTTCATCGCTCGTGGCTCGGAGCCGCTCCTCGCTCGAGCCAAACAGGCGATCACCGGCTTCCTCAAGAGCGCCTTCAAGGTCGCCATCGTCGTCGTACTGGTCGGGTACTTCCTGCTCTTCGTCGCGCTCGTCATCGCCGCGCTGCTCGCCAGACGGGACGACTCGGGCTTTGGAAAGCGGCGCGGGGGCGGAGGCGGCTTCGGTCTGGGGGATTTCGCGCTCTGGTACTGGATATGGGGATCGGGATGGGGTCGGGGCAGGCCGTACTACGGTGCGGCCTGGGAGCGATCGCTTCCCCGCTCGGTCAAGGTGCCCTTTTACAAGAAGGTGTTCGCGTTCGTCTTCGGACCCGACCTGCCCAATCCGTCGCAGCGTCGGCGCGACCGCGAAGCCCTTCAGCTCATCCGCGCGCGAGGAGGCGTGGTGTCGGCGGCCGAGTTCGTCGAACACTCGGGTCTCGAGCTGGAAAAGGCCGAGGACGAGCTCGCTCATCTCCTCGGGGCCTTCGACGGAGAGCCGACCGTCTCACCGGAGGGCGAAGTGATCTACGTCTTCCCCGAGCTCATGGCCAGCGCAGGGAGATCCCGCACTCGAGCTCCCGATCCAGCTTGGCTGAAACTCGAGAAAAAGAGGCCGCTCACAGGGAACACAGGTGCGGCGAACGCTATCGTCGTGGGCATGAACGCCTTCATTCTGGTGGCGGCGGCAAGCGCGCAGTCCTTCATTTTTCCCGCTCTGGGAATCGTCAATCCCGAGCTCGGCATCGTGACGCCTCCGCTTGCCGCGATGATCGGCCTGGTCTGGGTGCCGGTCGGTTTCAGCGCACTCTTCTTCGCCGTGCCCGCGCTGCGCATGCTGGGAGTGGTGAGGGAGAACCGGAAGCGTCGGGAGCGCAACGTCCGCCGCGTGCTGCTCGGGCTGATCTATTCCGAAACCCTCGCGCGCGGGGCCCCGATCTCGACTGCGGACGCGGGTCGCTACGTGACGCGGCGGCTCCGTTCGAGAGCGGCCGAAGGAACCGGCTCCTCCGAACGGGAAGCCGCCCGGGCGCTCCGTTCCCTGGCGCGGGAGTTCGACGCCGATGTGGTGGTGGACGAGAGCGGAGACGAGCACTTCGACTTCTCTGCGATCACGCGGCAGTACGCGGCGGGGGAGCTGGTCAGGTCCAACACGCGACTGGGAGAGATCGGCAAGGTCGTCTTCGCCACTGACGAC from the Gemmatimonadota bacterium genome contains:
- a CDS encoding prepilin peptidase, which codes for MTAMLLAALLGACVGSFANLCALRWPRDESVLWPRSNCPGCGKPLSWLELTPVLGWSFLRGRCRRCSIPIPVQYPLMEVSGALIWVGMAASQGVGLEALRGALFLTILLAIAASDARFYIIPDQLSVGGAVLGLVLSLAPGGIDGHESAIGAAVGFASLWTVGWCSTLLLRRLAPERLGAFGAERALGGGDIKMMLMTGAFVGPGGVAISILVGSVAALAVFGPLSLRGQRLIPFGVFLGVGGAVAYTWGERLTDWYLGMFG
- a CDS encoding FAD-dependent thymidylate synthase, yielding MPETRRPTIPAAEEILGGYFPVLDHGFVALVDYMGGDSDVERAARVSYGAGTRRKSATRGLIRYLRRHRHTTPSEMVEFKFHCAMPMFVARQWIRHRTASVNEYSARYSLLPLLFYRPERGQVETQSATNKQGRDGGVEDVVYREAVGRWERIRAEAGDGYSWLIAEDIAREIARIDLPLSTYTQWYWKIDLHNLLHFLLLRADPHAQWEIREYAKVMAGAVRRVAPLTFEAWMDYQLLGSALSRGELEAIRQLVEVSGDGGLRAKEGATLSVGELAELELAPREIRELAAKLAGPTEVPDFELDLSKMRTAEDVEREIARAVPVHDTR
- a CDS encoding acyl-CoA synthetase → MTFWLAERAKAFETRHAILAAEGIFTYGHLLGASERTARRLLARRDATGPSLRGLDGARICFLVSPGWGYVVTQWGIWRAGGVAVPLAISHPSPELAHVLHDLDPELVMVEAGLRSRLESVARELRIPLFDLDDMSGSRCASRSRSDRLRRRLAAGVSRRRQAGSTSASPDGEGRAAVDLPVVTAGDPAMILYTSGTAGSPKGVVIDHGHLQNQVESLSEAWSWTAEDRILLHLPLHHVHGIVNVLLCSLRNGALCEILPRFNAIDVWERLARTEITLYMGVPTTYRRLADTWKLADSQTRGAWSAGARGCRLMVSGSAALPVPLLESWEEITGQRLLERYGMTEIGMALSNPLEGERRAGTVGHPLPGVELRLVNEEGEEPKPGFLGEIHVRGPTVFGRYWDRTDETAEAFTEDGWFRTGDLASVDEDGYYRILGRSSQDILKTGGEKISALEIEGVIRSHPGVLDCAVVGVGDDDWGDRVCAAVVGKASSRLAEEELAAWARGQLAPYKVPKEIRVVSSLPRNALGKVIKPAVKELFGESR
- a CDS encoding TonB-dependent receptor — its product is MRRSTIGPAGAALAILAALGSTGLSAQDTGGVSGTVTDAMTGQPLSGVQVSIAGTGFGSLSRGNGVYAVQGVPAGAQTVEFRLIGYATESVNITVSAGQVTSADAALSEEVIVLGGISAIGTRARPRTVTESAVPIDVLPSAEIVKQGDTDMANLLRNVAPSFNVNIQPISDAATFARPANLRGLAPDHTLVLVNGKRRHRTAVITWYGNGLADGSQGPDLSVIPGTAVEQAEILRDGAAAQYGSDAIAGVMNFILKNDRSGGSLEVKSGGYLTEGDGEMYSITGNVGLPLGDNGFLNLTGEYGNSGTTNRAVQRNDALALIAAGNTSVREPAQIWGSPDIKDEIKLWANTGYVFQNGTSFYGNGSYVSKTVEGGFYFRNPNTRSGVFGTGDEMGSKLLVGDLLDAQDGVLDGSAGCPRVAVSGGVVTDLPAWQEVLANPNCFTFQKLFPGGFTPQFGSEILDASGVAGLKGILENGLNWDLSVGWGRSNMDFFMYNTVNASLGPNQPCSDEGTSPHVPEQPCTPFFRPGIYDQQELNLNLDLSYALNDRVNVAGGLERRTESFEIIQGDEASWTEGPLASQGFTPGSNGFTGFGPLTVGNWSRTNYAGYTDLEVRDPDGGWTVGLAGRAENFSDFGTTVNGKLSSRVRLTEGFALRGSASTGFRAPTPGQSNAFNISTIYDFDLGDLTNNGTIPSTSLLAARYGGEALDPETSVSVAIGGVAESGNFNLSVDAYQIDMSNRLTFSQDFLLSPDEIETLLAEGIIRPGGVLARFRFFINDFDTRSQGIDLVAAYRMVGNDLSGTTISSAWNFNRTEVTKWNANTLNALRIRRLEEGLPNVRGNVTVQHDFAGGAAVLVRSSYWGGYFDGETPYYESGSSNTIDYPARTLLDVEASYPLTESFRLTLGGQNVLNTFPQEYPGAADGVGNRYGQFTPFGFNGGFYYARVGYHW